One part of the Gemmatimonadaceae bacterium genome encodes these proteins:
- a CDS encoding ERAP1-like C-terminal domain-containing protein, giving the protein MTGSKRPGRFLLASARASRALVAGLLAAIPAMAIPAHAALAQGARDSLLVPGVSLALATWRAERVRDVRYDLVLDVTAADTATGRVAIRFALKRPGDVILDFRGALTGRVRANGRVLGNVPYNGAHLRIPANALHAGNNRVDLEFATPIAAAGASIIRVKDPSDSATYLYTLLVPSDASLLFPCFDQPDLKARVTFTLTTPFGWKAVANGTRLRSAPTSRGVVTTFRETEPLSTYLIAFAAGPWEEVQARGSRKPISLFVRKSRLADVDADSIILANDRAATWLEDYFQTRFPFQKLDLVLAPAFPFGGMEHPGAVFYSEERFVFRERPTLPQKLGRTATIYHEIAHQWFGDLVTMAWFDDLWLKEGFATYMAAKMQDAIDPSSEAWKTFYLRNKPAAYAVDATDGTTPVWQRLGNLDQAKSNYGAIVYNKAPGILKQLNFLVGDEAFREGLQLFVKRYGYANATWRDLLDAIAVPARRPLRPWGDDFILRPGLPVLEQKLDVRDGRIARFAIVQRPARALSGTRAWPMRLELLVLPESGEAQRIPLTITRDTTVVDELTGRAAPNLVFANSRDQGYALTLLDPRSVAYVEREIGNVRDPFLRAMLWGAMWDLVREALVSPDRFVRAALRELPRERDEQIVSGIIARLTRAATAYLSPVSRDAFLPDVERTLLAGANNTELPYGIRKAHYDAWVRVATTQPTVDMLAGMLDSATVAGEPLRPPTRWAIVTRLVSLGHRSADSLLRAETARDRSAEGARRAFVAAAARPDSATKRAYFERYFSDKSLNEDWATASLDGFNTLESQSLSLPYLTAALDSLPWIQRNRRIFFVGAWIGSFIEGQTSERALAIVREFLDTRRTLPTDLRLKVLQSTDELERTVRIQRTFGIPSRSASPP; this is encoded by the coding sequence ATGACAGGCTCCAAGCGCCCCGGGCGCTTTCTCCTTGCGTCTGCCCGCGCGTCGCGCGCCCTCGTGGCCGGGCTGCTGGCGGCGATCCCTGCCATGGCCATCCCAGCGCATGCGGCCCTGGCCCAGGGAGCGCGCGATTCGCTCCTCGTCCCGGGCGTCTCGCTCGCGCTGGCCACATGGCGGGCCGAGCGTGTGCGCGACGTGCGCTACGACCTCGTGCTCGACGTCACCGCCGCCGACACCGCCACCGGTCGCGTGGCGATTCGCTTCGCCCTCAAGCGCCCCGGCGACGTCATTCTCGACTTTCGCGGCGCGCTCACCGGACGCGTGCGCGCCAACGGGCGCGTGCTCGGCAACGTGCCGTACAACGGCGCCCACCTGCGCATTCCCGCGAATGCGCTGCACGCCGGGAACAACCGCGTCGACCTCGAGTTCGCCACGCCCATTGCGGCTGCCGGCGCCAGCATCATCCGCGTCAAGGACCCGAGCGACTCGGCCACCTATCTCTACACGCTCCTCGTCCCGTCCGACGCGTCGCTCCTCTTTCCCTGTTTCGACCAGCCCGATCTCAAGGCGCGCGTCACCTTCACGCTCACCACGCCGTTCGGGTGGAAGGCCGTGGCCAACGGCACACGGCTGCGCAGTGCCCCCACCTCACGCGGCGTCGTGACCACGTTCCGCGAGACCGAGCCGCTCAGCACGTACCTCATCGCATTCGCCGCCGGGCCGTGGGAAGAGGTGCAAGCCAGGGGGAGCCGAAAGCCGATCTCGCTCTTCGTGCGCAAGTCACGACTGGCCGATGTGGACGCCGATTCGATCATCCTCGCCAACGATCGCGCGGCGACGTGGCTCGAGGACTACTTCCAGACGCGCTTTCCCTTCCAGAAGCTCGACCTCGTCCTCGCACCGGCCTTTCCCTTTGGCGGGATGGAGCACCCGGGGGCGGTCTTCTACTCCGAGGAACGCTTCGTCTTCCGCGAACGTCCCACCCTCCCGCAGAAGCTCGGTCGTACCGCCACGATCTATCACGAGATCGCCCACCAGTGGTTCGGCGACCTGGTGACCATGGCGTGGTTCGACGACCTCTGGCTCAAGGAAGGCTTCGCGACCTACATGGCGGCGAAGATGCAGGACGCCATCGATCCCTCGTCCGAGGCGTGGAAGACCTTCTACCTGCGCAACAAGCCCGCCGCGTACGCCGTCGATGCCACCGACGGGACGACGCCGGTGTGGCAGCGCCTGGGCAACCTGGACCAGGCCAAGAGCAACTACGGCGCGATCGTCTACAACAAGGCGCCCGGGATCCTCAAGCAACTCAACTTCCTGGTCGGCGACGAGGCGTTCCGCGAGGGATTGCAGCTGTTCGTGAAGCGCTACGGCTACGCGAACGCCACGTGGCGCGACCTCCTGGATGCCATCGCCGTTCCCGCCAGGCGCCCGCTGCGCCCATGGGGGGACGACTTCATCCTGCGGCCGGGACTTCCCGTGCTGGAGCAGAAGCTCGACGTGCGCGATGGGCGCATTGCGCGCTTTGCCATCGTGCAGCGCCCCGCACGCGCACTCTCCGGGACGCGAGCGTGGCCCATGCGGCTCGAGCTGCTCGTCCTCCCCGAGAGCGGGGAAGCGCAGCGCATCCCGCTCACCATCACGCGCGACACGACTGTCGTCGACGAGCTGACGGGACGCGCCGCCCCCAACCTCGTCTTCGCCAACTCGCGCGACCAGGGGTACGCCCTCACCCTCCTCGACCCGCGCAGCGTCGCCTACGTCGAGCGGGAGATCGGCAACGTGCGGGATCCCTTCCTGCGCGCCATGCTGTGGGGAGCCATGTGGGACCTGGTGCGCGAGGCGCTCGTCTCGCCCGATCGTTTCGTTCGCGCCGCCCTGCGCGAATTGCCGCGCGAGCGAGACGAGCAGATCGTGAGCGGGATCATCGCGCGGCTCACGCGTGCCGCGACGGCCTACCTGTCGCCGGTCTCGCGCGATGCCTTCCTCCCCGATGTGGAGCGCACCCTGCTGGCGGGAGCCAACAACACCGAACTCCCCTACGGCATCCGCAAGGCGCACTACGACGCCTGGGTGCGCGTGGCGACCACGCAACCAACCGTCGACATGCTCGCGGGGATGCTGGACAGCGCCACGGTGGCCGGTGAGCCGCTGCGTCCCCCCACGCGCTGGGCAATCGTGACGCGGCTGGTCTCGTTAGGCCATCGCAGCGCCGACTCGCTGCTGCGCGCGGAGACGGCACGCGATCGCTCGGCCGAGGGAGCGCGCCGCGCCTTCGTGGCCGCGGCGGCACGCCCTGACTCCGCCACCAAGCGCGCCTACTTCGAGCGCTACTTCTCCGACAAGTCGCTCAACGAAGACTGGGCCACCGCCTCGCTCGACGGCTTCAACACGCTCGAATCGCAGTCGCTCTCCCTCCCGTATCTCACCGCGGCGCTCGACTCGCTCCCGTGGATCCAGCGCAATCGCCGAATCTTCTTCGTCGGGGCGTGGATCGGCTCGTTCATCGAGGGGCAAACGAGTGAGCGCGCGCTGGCCATCGTGCGCGAGTTCCTCGACACACGGCGCACCCTCCCAACCGACCTGCGGCTGAAGGTGCTGCAGTCCACCGACGAACTCGAACGCACCGTGCGCATCCAGCGCACTTTCGGCATTCCGTCGCGCAGCGCCTCGCCTCCCTGA
- a CDS encoding helix-turn-helix domain-containing protein, whose translation MIVAALVWDPASRARLNEALRGHATVRWCERQSELLALVESNLAGVAVVDTRDREGQSTLPIVRQVRERFPSVPVLLYFAISPDTSRDVLAFARAGINDLVLRDVDDLRHSLRSALAAAADHCSARSIVAELETHFPANVVPMVQFCLENGRHAITVEQVAEALNVHRKTLVGRLKGAHLPTPSALISWCRLLTAARLLEDPGRSVEQVALILDFPSGTSMRNMMKRYTGLRPNEIRENGGVRCVLHALKRELAIPAGGENRAAS comes from the coding sequence ATGATCGTTGCCGCCCTGGTATGGGATCCGGCGTCGCGGGCTCGGCTGAACGAAGCGCTGCGCGGGCACGCGACCGTTCGCTGGTGTGAGCGTCAGTCCGAACTGCTGGCCCTCGTCGAGAGCAACCTCGCCGGCGTCGCGGTCGTCGATACGCGCGACCGGGAGGGGCAATCCACCCTTCCCATCGTCAGGCAGGTGCGCGAACGCTTCCCCAGCGTCCCGGTCCTCCTGTACTTCGCCATCTCTCCCGACACATCGCGCGACGTGCTCGCCTTTGCGCGCGCGGGGATCAACGATCTGGTCCTTCGCGACGTGGACGACCTGCGCCACTCCCTGCGCTCGGCGCTCGCCGCGGCGGCGGATCATTGCTCGGCTCGCTCGATCGTCGCCGAGCTCGAGACGCACTTTCCGGCCAACGTGGTCCCCATGGTGCAGTTCTGCCTGGAGAACGGGCGACATGCCATCACCGTCGAACAGGTGGCCGAAGCGCTCAACGTCCATCGCAAGACGCTCGTGGGGCGGCTCAAGGGGGCGCACCTGCCAACGCCCAGCGCGCTCATTTCATGGTGTCGCCTCCTGACCGCGGCCCGCCTGCTCGAGGACCCGGGGCGTTCGGTTGAACAGGTGGCGCTGATTCTCGACTTCCCGTCCGGGACGTCGATGCGGAACATGATGAAGCGCTACACGGGACTGCGCCCCAACGAGATTCGGGAGAACGGCGGGGTACGATGTGTCCTGCACGCGCTCAAGCGCGAGTTGGCGATTCCCGCCGGCGGCGAGAATCGAGCGGCCAGCTGA
- a CDS encoding amidohydrolase family protein, which yields MPMRVRSFGVARSRLLAATAVAALAALAVIPGWRVAAAQGAPRPTLAIVGGRIIDGYGGPVIENGVILVAGERIVAVGRDNEVKVPAGTPIIDANGHTVMPGLIDMHVHLHIVGHGDYKRWDDLYGTRDASVVMPIAARQLLSAGVTSARDLGARLEDILSVKRRIAAGEIPGPRLFVSGPFIQHEAYEKYEEAFRWGVNGADDARQKVQRIIDAGVDVVKLIDQDQMTDAEVAAVVATAHKNGKPVVAHAHRMAEIRVGLTHGVDNFEHTGLGTAPGYPDDVLQQLRERNSSLYWTPTVSPLYTLYETGSVFPERLDDPAWRAFMPQDMAQEIRASLEHIPQLPYYALFPSRLPLLPTKFRQLRETGVRFMIGTDAGIPAMFHNDATWREMVKFVEFGVSPMETIQSATLWPARFLRQEANIGVLAPGRYADIIMVKGNPLADMTVMRDVRVVIKGGQRFP from the coding sequence ATGCCCATGCGCGTTCGATCGTTCGGCGTTGCTCGCTCCCGCCTTCTCGCCGCGACCGCCGTGGCCGCCCTCGCCGCCCTGGCCGTTATCCCGGGGTGGCGCGTTGCAGCTGCCCAGGGCGCGCCCCGCCCCACCCTCGCCATCGTCGGCGGGCGCATCATCGACGGCTACGGCGGCCCGGTAATCGAGAACGGCGTCATCCTCGTGGCCGGCGAGCGCATTGTCGCCGTCGGGCGCGACAACGAGGTGAAGGTCCCCGCCGGCACCCCGATCATCGATGCCAATGGCCACACGGTCATGCCCGGCCTCATCGACATGCACGTGCACCTCCACATCGTGGGGCACGGCGACTACAAGCGATGGGACGACCTCTACGGCACCCGCGACGCCTCGGTCGTGATGCCGATCGCCGCCCGCCAGCTGCTCTCGGCGGGCGTCACCTCGGCGCGCGACCTGGGGGCCCGCCTCGAGGACATCCTGAGCGTGAAGCGGCGCATTGCGGCTGGCGAGATCCCCGGCCCGCGGCTCTTCGTCTCCGGGCCATTCATCCAGCACGAAGCCTACGAGAAGTACGAGGAGGCGTTTCGCTGGGGCGTGAACGGCGCCGACGACGCGCGACAAAAGGTGCAACGCATCATCGACGCCGGCGTCGACGTCGTGAAGCTCATCGACCAGGACCAGATGACCGACGCCGAAGTCGCCGCCGTCGTCGCCACCGCGCACAAGAACGGCAAGCCGGTGGTCGCGCACGCCCATCGCATGGCCGAGATCCGCGTGGGGCTCACGCATGGCGTCGACAACTTCGAGCACACCGGGCTCGGCACCGCCCCAGGCTACCCCGACGATGTGCTGCAGCAGCTGCGCGAACGCAACTCCTCCCTGTACTGGACGCCGACCGTCTCCCCGCTCTACACGCTCTACGAAACCGGCTCCGTCTTCCCCGAACGCCTCGACGACCCGGCGTGGCGCGCCTTCATGCCACAAGACATGGCGCAGGAGATCCGCGCGTCGCTGGAGCACATCCCGCAACTCCCGTATTACGCGCTCTTCCCGTCGCGACTCCCGCTCCTCCCCACCAAGTTCCGCCAGCTGCGCGAGACCGGCGTGCGCTTCATGATCGGGACCGACGCCGGCATTCCCGCCATGTTCCATAACGACGCCACCTGGCGGGAGATGGTGAAGTTCGTCGAGTTCGGCGTCTCGCCGATGGAGACGATTCAATCCGCCACGCTGTGGCCCGCGCGCTTCCTCAGGCAGGAGGCCAACATCGGGGTGCTCGCGCCTGGGCGCTACGCCGACATCATCATGGTCAAGGGAAATCCGCTCGCCGACATGACCGTCATGCGCGACGTGCGCGTGGTCATCAAGGGCGGACAGCGATTCCCCTAA